The DNA sequence CCTGCGCGTCGACACCACGCGGATGGCCGCCCAGGCCGGCGCGCACTGGGCCCAGGTCACCGACGTCGCGTCCGCCCTCGTCCGGCACACCGGCCTGGACTGGCGGCACGCCCACCAGATCGTCGGCGTCTTCGTCCGGCTCGGCGTCGAACGCGGACTGGCCGCCCCGGCCGCCCCGCCCGCCCTGCTCGACGAGGCGGCGACCCAGGTGATCGGCCGGGCCAGCGGCCTGACCCCGGAGCAGTTCGGCGAAGCCATGGACGCCCACGGGTTCGTCGCCCGACGCACCCTCTACGGCGGCCCGGCGCCCGACGCCGTACGCCGGGAGAACGCCGAGTTCGCCGCCCGGCTGGCCGCCGACCGGACCCGGATCGACGAGCTGCGCCGGCAGACCACCGCCGCCGAGGCGGCCCTGGAAGACGCTGTCGACACCATCCTCGCCGACGGCGGGGCCAGCACCGATGGGACCGAGGCCGGATGAGCCTGACCGCAGTCACCCCGACCACCGCGCCGGCGGCGCGGACCGCGACCCGGCGCGAATACCTGATGTGCCCGCCGACCCACTTCGACGTCGTCTACGCCATCAACCCGTGGATGGACCCGGCCGTACCCGTCGACCGGGACCTGGCCCGGCGGCAGTGGACGGAACTGCGCGACACCTACCTCCGGCTCGGGCACACCGTGCACCTCGCCGAGCCGGTCCCCGGCCTGGTCGACATGGTCTTCGCCGCCAACTGCGCCCTGGTCGTCGACTCGCAGGTCTACGGCGCCCGGTTCCGTGAGCCGGTACGCGAACCCGAGGCGCCCGCCTACCGGGCCTGGTTCGCCGCCGCCGGCTTCGGCGAGGTGTTCCTGCCCGGCTACGCCAACGAGGGCGAGGGCGACTTCGCGGTCGTCGCGGACCTGATCCTGGCCGGCTCCGGCTTCCGCACCGACCCGGCGGCACACGGCGAGGCACAGGAGTTCCTCGGCCGGCCGGTCGTCTCGTTGCGGCTCACCGACCCGCGCTTCTACCACCTCGACACCGCGCTGTTCGTCCTCGACGACGACAACGTCGCCTACTACCCGCCCGCGTTCTCCACCGGCAGCCGGCGGACACTGGCCCGGCTGTTTCCCGACGCGATCCTCGCCACCGAGGCCGACGCCCTCGTCCTGGGCCTCAACTCGGTCTCCGACGGGGAGAACGTCGTCGTCGCGCGGGCCGCCACCGACCTCGTCGCCCAGCTCGCCGCCCGCGGCTACCGGCCGGTGCCGGTCGACCTGTCGGAGCTGGCCAAGGCCGGCGGCGGCGCCAAGTGCTGCACCCAGGAGATCCGCCGATGAACCGCACCCTCGCCGCGATCAAGGTCGAAAACGACGTGCTCGCGCACAACTACCACCCGCTGCCCGTCGTGATCGAGAGCGCGCAAGGTGCCTGGGTCGTCGACGTCGACGGGAAGCGCTACCTGGACTGCCTCGCCGGCTATTCCGCGCTGAACTTCGGCCACGGCCACCCCGCCCTGCTCGCCGCCGCCCGTGAGCAGCTGGACCGGGCCACCCTGACCAGCCGGGCCTTCCACAACGACCGGCTCGGCCCGTTCGCCGCCAAGCTCGCCGACCTGTGCGGCATGCAGATGGTGCTGCCGATGAACACCGGCGCCGAGGCGGTGGAGACCGGCGTCAAGGTCGCCCGCCGGTGGGCGTACGAGGTCAAGGGCGTACCCGCCGACACCGCCGAGATCGTGGTCGCGGCCGGGAACTTCCACGGCCGCACCACGACCGTGGTCAGCTTCTCCACCGACGAGCAGGCCCGCGCCGGCTTCGGCCCGTTCACCCCCGGCTTCACCGTCGTGCCGTACGACGACCTCGACGCGCTCGACGCGGCGGTGGGGGAGCGGACCGCCGCCGTACTCGTCGAACCGATCCAGGGCGAGGCCGGTGTCGTCGTGCCGTCCGACGGCTACCTCGCCGGCGTACGGCGGATCTGCGACGAGCGCCGCGCCCTGTTCGTCGCCGACGAGATCCAGTCCGGGCTGGGCCGGACCGGAGCCACGTTCGCCTGCGAACTCGCCGGCGTACGCCCCGACGTCTACCTGCTCGGCAAGGCGCTCGGCGGTGGCGTGGTGCCGGTGTCCGCGGTGGTGTCCAGCCGGGAGGTGCTCGGACTGATCGGACCCGGCGAGCACGGCAGCACGTTCGGCGGCAACCCGCTGGCCGCGGCCGTCGGCGCCGCCGTCGTCGACCTGCTCGCCACCGGCGAGTACCAGGCTGCCGCCCGCCGGATCGGGGCCGTACTGCACGGCGGGTTGCGGGAGCTGGTCGGCCGGGGCGTCACCGCCGTACGCGGGGTCGGCGCCTGGGCCGGCGTCGACATCGACCCGGCGGTCGGCACCGGCCGCCAGGTCTGCGAGACGCTCGCCGAGCGGGGTGTCCTGGTCAAGGACACGCACGGCAGCACCATCCGGCTGGCCCCGCCCCTGGTCGCCACCGACGACGAGATCGGCTGGGCGCTGGCCCGGCTGCGCGAGGTGCTGGCGGCGCGGCCCGGCAACTGATCCGCGGTCGTCCGGTTGCCCGGATGCCGCCCCCGGCGGACATCCGGGCTGACAGACTTTGCGCGTGGAGGTGCCCGAACGGAGACGCATGATCCATCCGGGGGCTCCAGGGTCCCGGGTCACCCGGCTGGAACTCCTCTACGACCTGATCTTCGTCTTCGCCTTCCTGAACGTCACGAACGTGGCCGGCGAGCAGCTGACCCCGCTCGGACTGACCCGCGCGCTGCTGGTGCTGGCCCTGCTGTGGTGGTGCTGGAGCAGCTTTGCCGCGCTCGGCAACCTGGCCCGGGCCGACCAGGGGCTGCTCCCGTTGCTCAGCTTCGGCATCATGGCCGCCGTACTGGTGCTCGCGCTGACCCTGCCGGAGGCGTTCGTCGACGACCCCGGCGGCCTGTACGGCCCGGTCGTCTTCGCCGCCTGCTACGCCGTCGTCCGGGTCGGGCAGTTGGCCGTGCACTGGACGGTGCTGCGGACCACCGGTGCCGGCTGGGTCGGCCCGCTGCGCAACTTCGGGGTCTTCGCCGTGCCGGTGGTGACCAGCACCGTCCTCATCCTGAGCGCGGCGCTGATTCCGCACAGCGGCGACGAGGCCGAGCCGAATCCGGTGCGCCTCGGACTGTGGACGGCGGCGATCGCGGTCGAGTACCTGGCCGGGACGGTCCGGCTCTCCGGTCGCTTCTACATCGTCTCGGCCGGCCACTGGGCCGAACGGCACGCCCTGATCGTGCTGGTCGCGCTCGGCGAGTCGATCATCTCGATCGGGGTCGGGCCGAACCTCACCGGCGGGCTCCCGGTCACCTGGGCGGTGATCGTGGCCGCGGCACTCGGGTTCACCGTCACCGTGTGCCTGTGGTGGATGTACTTCGACGAGCACGCGATCGCCGCGGAGCAGTCGCTGCACGGCACCCGCCAGCCCGAGGCCCGGCGCAGGCTGGTCCGCGACGCCTACACCTACCTGCACCTGCCGATGATCATCGGGATCATCGGGTTCGCGCTCGGACTCAAGCGCTACCTGGGCGACATCTCGGCGGACCCGGAGACCGGCTGGCAGCACCGGGTCGGCACCCTCGAACTCGATCTGCTGTACGGCGGGGTGCTGCTCTTCCTCCTCGCCCTCGCCGCCTTCGCCCGGCGTACGACCCACCACTACCGGCCGGCCCTGCCCCTGGTCGTGCTGGTGGTCGTACTCGTCGTGGTGATCGCGGCCATCCGGCCGCCGGCGTTGATCGCGCTCGCCATGCTCGCCACCGGGTGCGTCGTCCTGGTGCTGATGCAGTTCTGGCAGCGGGCCCACGCCCGGTCCCGGGTCCGGCGGACCGCGCTGGACGAACAGCTGGCCAGCGAGGTCGACCAGAGCGAATGGCGCCGCAAGCACCTGTGACCGGCCCACGGCCGTGTAACCCCCGGCCGTGGGAAAAGCGGTATCCCGCGACACCTTCCGGCCGCGATCATGTCCCGGTGCGTATTCCACGGCAGATCCCGCTCGAAGTCGGCGCTCCCGGCACCGCGCCGGAGTCGCTGCTGCCCGTCGTCCTCACCGTCGACGACTCCGATTCCCCGCGCGACGTCATCGACGCGCTCGGGCTGACCGCCTTCGTCGCCGGCCACCAGCCGTACGCGACGTCGAAGAACCTGAACAACGTCCGCGACGACGCGACGCTGCTGCCACCCGACGTACGGGTGCTGCGCGACAGCCGCAGCGACAACGAGCACGCCCGGCTGGCCGCCGGTGACGGCTGGACGCTGCGCGCGGTGCACTGGCCGCGTGGCAGGACGGCCTTCGTCGCGGTCACCGCGACGACCGCGGAGTTGGGCGCCGAGATCCTGGCCCTGGCGACGGACGGCATGACTGAGCCACCGCCGCCGGCCGAGGAGGCCGTGGCGATGGGCTTCTGGTACGCGTCGTCGAACGGTCCGCAGCGCAACCCGCGCTCGATCAGCGTGGATCCGTGGGCCGACATCCGGGGCAACTACGCCGCGACCGCCCGGGCCGAGTTCGACCGGCTCGTCAAGGTCGACCGCGACTCGGTACGTGGTCGGCTGGTGCTGCTGCACGGTCCGCCGGGCACCGGCAAGACCACGGTGCTGCGGGCGCTGGCCCGGGAGTGGCGGGACTGGTGCCAGTTCGACTGTGTGCTCGACCCGGAGGCGTTGTTCAGCAACCCGGCCTATCTGATGGAGGTCGCGCTCAACGGGGGCCGTGAGTGCTCGTGCCCCGACCGCAAGCACGACAAGTGGCGGCTGCTCCTGCTCGAGGACTGCGACGAGCTGATCCGTGGCGAGGCGAAGCAGACCACCGGTCAGGCGCTGTCCCGGCTGCTCAACCTCACCGACGGTCTGCTCGGCCAGGGCCGCAAGGTGCTGGTGGCGATCACCACCAACGAGGATCTGGCCCGGCTGCACCCGGCCGTCGTACGCCCGGGGCGCTGCCTGGCCCGGATCGAGGTGCCGGCGCTGTCGGCCGCCGAAGCGCAGACCTGGCTGGGTACGCCGGCGGGGGCCCGGCGGCGGGTGCGACGCTCGCCGAGCTGTACGCCCTGCGCGACGGCTACCAGGTGGCGGTCGAGCCGGAGCCGCTGCCGAGCGGCCAGTACCTGTGACGGTGCCGGGCCCGGGGTGCCTGCCCCGGGCCCGGCCGGCCGCGAAAATCCGTGGAACGGCGCCGGTACGGCGACCACACTCATCGGTGTGGATCACGATCGGATCGTCAGTCTGAGCAAGCGGATGTCGCGGCTGCTGCGGCATGCCCCCGAGCGGGCCGGGCTGACCCTCGACGCCGCCGGCTGGGTGCCGGTGGACGAGTTCCTGGCCGCGACCAGGATCGGGCGCGAAGAGCTCGATCTGGTGGTGGCCGGTAACGACAAACGCCGGTTCGCCGTCGAGCGCGGCCCCGACGGGGTGGAGCGGATCCGGGCCAACCAGGGGCACTCGGTCCCGGTGCGGCTCGGTCTCTCGCCGATGGTGCCGCCGGACCTGCTCTTCCATGGGACCGGGGCCGTCGCGGTGGCGTCGATCCGGGCGACGGGTCTCGACCGGGGCGGCCGGCACCACGTGCACCTGTCGGCCGACCGGGCCACCGCCCACCGGGTCGGTGCGCGCCGGCGCGGCGCCGTCGTGGTCCTCACCGTGGACGCCGCGGCGATGCACCGGGCCGGCCACGAGTTCTTCCGCAGTGCCAACGGAGTCTGGCTGACCGACGCCGTGCCGCCTTCCTATCTGGACCGGCCGGCGGCCGGCTGACGGTCGCGACACGCCGCGAGCGGGTGAGATCCGGTCTGATGCTGGATGTCAACTGGGAGCCTGCTGTAAAACTTCTGACAGGATCGGCTATGCCGAGGTCAGCCCGTCGATGGCCGGTTGTGGACGGCGAAACGGGGTTTCGCCGTCGACCGACGCTGTGAAGGATCGATGCGACTCAAGGCGACGCCCCGGACACAGCCGGCGACCGTCGCCCCACGTCGGACCCGGGACACCGCCCGCTCCGTCGCAGCGACGCGGGCCGGTGGACCCGTTCGCCACCGCTTGCCCGAGAGGACACGCCTTGTCACGAGAGACCCTCCGCCGCAGGACGTTGCTGACCGCCGGCGGCCTCACCGCCGGCGCGATCGCCGTCGCCGGTGTCGGCGCCCCGACCGCCGCGTCCGCCGGTGGCCCGCCGCCGTCGACCCCGACCGCCGCGATCGCCCACCTGCTCGCCGGCAACCGGCGCTTCACCCGCGGCCAGGCCCGGCACCCGCACCAGTCGCCCGCCTACCTGCGCCGGCTCGCGAACGGCCAGGACCCGTTCGCGATCACCCTCGGCTGCGCCGACTCGCGGGTCTCCCCGGAGATCCTGTTCGACCAGGGCCTCGGCGACCTGTTCGACAACCGGGTGGCCGGCAACATCGTCGACGACCTGCTGCTGGGCAGCATCGAGTTCGCGGTCGAGGAGTTCGCCCCGCCGCTGATCGTCGTGCTCGGCCACGAGCGGTGCGGCGCGATCACCGCCACGATCGAGGCGATCGAGCACGGTGGCACGGCCCCCGGCCACATCGGCACGATCGTCGACGCGCTGCGGCCCGTCGTCGCCCCGCTCGTCGGCGGTCCCGGCGACGTCGTCGACCGGGCGGTCAAGGCGAACGTGCGCGCGCAGGTGCGGGCGCTGCTCGACCGCAGCGAGATCATCCAGGAGAAGGTGCGGCACGGCGAACTGGCCGTGGTCGGGGCCCGTTACGACCTCGACAACGGTCACGTCACTCTCCTCTGAACGACCGGTGGCGCCGCCCGGGCGGCGCCACCGTGCCGGGAGGCCGTCCGGCACGTCGCCGGTACCACCCGGTCCGGCCGGGACCCGACCCGGCCGGACCGGACCCGGCACCACCGACCGGACCGGTACG is a window from the Polymorphospora rubra genome containing:
- a CDS encoding DUF5925 domain-containing protein, with the translated sequence MRIPRQIPLEVGAPGTAPESLLPVVLTVDDSDSPRDVIDALGLTAFVAGHQPYATSKNLNNVRDDATLLPPDVRVLRDSRSDNEHARLAAGDGWTLRAVHWPRGRTAFVAVTATTAELGAEILALATDGMTEPPPPAEEAVAMGFWYASSNGPQRNPRSISVDPWADIRGNYAATARAEFDRLVKVDRDSVRGRLVLLHGPPGTGKTTVLRALAREWRDWCQFDCVLDPEALFSNPAYLMEVALNGGRECSCPDRKHDKWRLLLLEDCDELIRGEAKQTTGQALSRLLNLTDGLLGQGRKVLVAITTNEDLARLHPAVVRPGRCLARIEVPALSAAEAQTWLGTPAGARRRVRRSPSCTPCATATRWRSSRSRCRAASTCDGAGPGVPAPGPAGRENPWNGAGTATTLIGVDHDRIVSLSKRMSRLLRHAPERAGLTLDAAGWVPVDEFLAATRIGREELDLVVAGNDKRRFAVERGPDGVERIRANQGHSVPVRLGLSPMVPPDLLFHGTGAVAVASIRATGLDRGGRHHVHLSADRATAHRVGARRRGAVVVLTVDAAAMHRAGHEFFRSANGVWLTDAVPPSYLDRPAAG
- the rocD gene encoding ornithine--oxo-acid transaminase; this encodes MNRTLAAIKVENDVLAHNYHPLPVVIESAQGAWVVDVDGKRYLDCLAGYSALNFGHGHPALLAAAREQLDRATLTSRAFHNDRLGPFAAKLADLCGMQMVLPMNTGAEAVETGVKVARRWAYEVKGVPADTAEIVVAAGNFHGRTTTVVSFSTDEQARAGFGPFTPGFTVVPYDDLDALDAAVGERTAAVLVEPIQGEAGVVVPSDGYLAGVRRICDERRALFVADEIQSGLGRTGATFACELAGVRPDVYLLGKALGGGVVPVSAVVSSREVLGLIGPGEHGSTFGGNPLAAAVGAAVVDLLATGEYQAAARRIGAVLHGGLRELVGRGVTAVRGVGAWAGVDIDPAVGTGRQVCETLAERGVLVKDTHGSTIRLAPPLVATDDEIGWALARLREVLAARPGN
- a CDS encoding low temperature requirement protein A, coding for MIHPGAPGSRVTRLELLYDLIFVFAFLNVTNVAGEQLTPLGLTRALLVLALLWWCWSSFAALGNLARADQGLLPLLSFGIMAAVLVLALTLPEAFVDDPGGLYGPVVFAACYAVVRVGQLAVHWTVLRTTGAGWVGPLRNFGVFAVPVVTSTVLILSAALIPHSGDEAEPNPVRLGLWTAAIAVEYLAGTVRLSGRFYIVSAGHWAERHALIVLVALGESIISIGVGPNLTGGLPVTWAVIVAAALGFTVTVCLWWMYFDEHAIAAEQSLHGTRQPEARRRLVRDAYTYLHLPMIIGIIGFALGLKRYLGDISADPETGWQHRVGTLELDLLYGGVLLFLLALAAFARRTTHHYRPALPLVVLVVVLVVVIAAIRPPALIALAMLATGCVVLVLMQFWQRAHARSRVRRTALDEQLASEVDQSEWRRKHL
- a CDS encoding carbonic anhydrase, coding for MSRETLRRRTLLTAGGLTAGAIAVAGVGAPTAASAGGPPPSTPTAAIAHLLAGNRRFTRGQARHPHQSPAYLRRLANGQDPFAITLGCADSRVSPEILFDQGLGDLFDNRVAGNIVDDLLLGSIEFAVEEFAPPLIVVLGHERCGAITATIEAIEHGGTAPGHIGTIVDALRPVVAPLVGGPGDVVDRAVKANVRAQVRALLDRSEIIQEKVRHGELAVVGARYDLDNGHVTLL
- the ddaH gene encoding dimethylargininase, whose product is MSLTAVTPTTAPAARTATRREYLMCPPTHFDVVYAINPWMDPAVPVDRDLARRQWTELRDTYLRLGHTVHLAEPVPGLVDMVFAANCALVVDSQVYGARFREPVREPEAPAYRAWFAAAGFGEVFLPGYANEGEGDFAVVADLILAGSGFRTDPAAHGEAQEFLGRPVVSLRLTDPRFYHLDTALFVLDDDNVAYYPPAFSTGSRRTLARLFPDAILATEADALVLGLNSVSDGENVVVARAATDLVAQLAARGYRPVPVDLSELAKAGGGAKCCTQEIRR